Genomic segment of Tomitella fengzijianii:
CGCTCTCGCGCCCGTCGAGCTCCTCGAGCCCCGCGACGTGCCGGTAGGGCAACACCATCAGGTGCCCGGGGTTGTACGGGTACAGGTTGAGCACCGCGTAGACGGATTCGCCCCGCGCGACGACGAGGCCGTCCTCGTCGCCCATGCGCGGGATGTCGCACAGCGGGCACCCGCTGGACTCGCCGGGCGGGACCGCGGGCGCCTCGGCGACGTACGACAACCGGTGCGGCGTCCAGATCCGTTCCAGGCGATCGTCGTCGCCCACGCCCGTCGGCCGCAGCCCGGCACGCGACTCCGGGCCCGCATCGGCCGGGCGGTCCTGCCGCACCGCCGGATTCTCACCCGTCACTCCGGGGCCTTCCCCTGCTGTGGCCGCGGCGCCGCCTGCATCAGTTCCGCCGTGGGCGAGGCGTTCTCGCGCCTACCGATCCACCCGGTGATGAGCGCGACGGCGTCGTCCACGGGCACCCCGTTGACCTGGGTGCCGTCCCGGAAGCGGAAGCTCACCGCGCCGGCCTCCACGTCGCGTTCACCGGCCAGCAGCATGAACGGCACCTTCTGGGTGGTGTGCGTGCGGATCTTCTTCTGCATGCGGTCGTCGGAGATGTCGACCTCGGCGCGCAGGCCCGCCTTCTTCAACCTCGACGCCACGTCGAACAGGTGCTCTTCGAAGGCCTCCGCAACGGGGATGCCCATCACCTGCACCGGCGCGAGCCACGCCGGGAAGGCGCCCGCGTAGTGCTCGGTGAGCACGCCGAAGAACCGCTCGATGGAGCCGAACAGCGCCCGGTGGATCATGACCGGGCGGTGCTTGGCGCCGTCGGACCCGGTGTACTCGAGCTCGAAACGCTCGGGCTGGTTGAAATCGAGCTGGATGGTCGACATCTGCCAGTTGCGCCCCAGCGCGTCCTTGACCTGCACGGAGATCTTGGGACCGTAGAACGCCGCGCCGCCCGGGTCCGGCACCAGCTCCAGGCCGGAGGCCTCGCCCACCTCGCGCAGGGTCTCGGTGGCCTCCTCCCAGGTGGCGTCGTCGCCGACGTACTTGTCCGGGTCCTTGGTGGACAGCTCCAGGTAGTACTCGTCGAGGCCGTAGTCCTTGAGCAGGTCCAGCACGAACTCGAGGGTGCGGGTGAGTTCCGCGCGCATCTCTTCGCGGGTGCAGTAGATGTGGGCGTCGTCCTGCGTCATCCCGCGCACGCGGGTGAGGCCGTGCACCACGCCCGACTTCTCGTACCGGTACACCGACCCGAACTCGAACAGCCGCAGCGGCAGCTCGCGGTACGAGCGGCCGCGCGAGCGGAAGATCAGGTTGTGCATCGGGCAGTTCATGGGCTTGACGTAGTAGTCCTGCCCCGGCTTGCGCAGCGTGCCGTCCTCGTTGTACTCGGCGTCGAGGTGCATCGCCGGGAACATGCCCTCGCGGTACCAGTCCAGGTGGCCCGACACCTCGTACAGGTTGCCCTTGGTGATGTGCGGGGTGCTGACGAACTCGTAGCCCTCCTCGATGTGCCGTCGTCGCGAGTAGTCCTCCATCTCCTTGCGGACGATCCCGCCGCGCGGGTGGAACACCGGCAGCCCCGAGCCGAGCTCGTCGGGGAAGCTGAACAGGTCGAGCTCCGCGCCCAGCCGGCGATGGTCGCGCTTCTCCGCCTCGGCCAGCAGCTCCAGGTACTCGTCCTGGCGCTCCGTGGACTCCCAGGCCGTGCCGTAGACCCGCTGCAGGTCCTCCCGGCTCTGGTCGCCGCGCCAGTACGCGGCCGAGCTGCGGGTGAGCTTGAAGGCCGGAATGTGTTTGGTGGTGGGGATGTGCGGGCCGCGGCACAGATCCGCCCACACCCGCTCGCCGGAGCGGGGGTCCAGGTTGTCGTAGATGGTCAGCTCTTTGCCGCCGACCTCCATGACCTCCGGGTCGTCGATGCCCGACTTGTCGTCGATCAGTTCGAGCTTGAACGGCTCGGACGCCAGCTCCGCACGGGCGTCGTCCAGGTCCTCGACGACCCGGCGGGAGAACCGCTGCGAACCCTTGATGATCTTCTTCATCCGCTTCTCGAGGCGGGCGAGATCCTCCGGGGTGAACGGCTCGGCCACCTGGAAGTCGTAGTAGAAGCCGTTCTCGATGGGCGGGCCGATGCCCAGCTTGGCCTCGGGGAACTCCTGCTGCACCGCCTGGGCGAGCACGTGCGCGCACGAGTGGCGGATGACGCTGCGGCCGTCCTCCGTATCTGCGGCCACGGCCTCCACCTCGACATCGACGTCCGGCACCCAGGCCAGGTCGCGCAGTTGTCCGTCGCCGTCGCGGGCGACGACGATCGCGTCGGGCCCCTTCCCCGGCAGGCCCGCATCGTGGACCGCCCTTCCGACGGACGTCCCGGCCGGGACCCGGACGGTCGGGGCGGCAAGGCTGTTCACGGCTCCGGAAGACACGGCTGCGGGGCTCCTACTCGCTCGTCGCGGCGACTGCATACCCGGCAGCCGCCTATCCGTACGATCGTATCGGTACTCGGGCGCGCCGCTGCAGGTGGCGCGCCCGAGTGCCGCCCGCAGCGGATACGGCGCCGGTGACGGGCGGACGCGGCCCGCCACCGGCGCCGGGTGTCAGGCGACCGGAGCGGCGACGCCGTCCGCGAGATCGTTGAGCTCGTAGGCGCCCTTGCCGTCGATCGACTCGCGGAGGATATCCGCGTGCCCCGCGTGCCGGGCGTACTCCTCGACAGCATGCAGGGCCACCCAGCGCATCGGCCAGGAGTCGAGGTCGTCGGGGAACCACGGCTGGTCCGGCACCGGCACCGGCCGTTCGAGGTCGGCGGTCGCCAGGTGCTTTTCGACCCAGTCGGCCTGCGCCCGGAGCTCGTCGATGAGGACCTGCGCGGTGTCGCCGGGACGCACGGCCCCGGGCAGGATGCCGCCGGCCGCCCAATCCGCGTCGTCGTACGCGCCGGAGTCCGGTACGAACTCCGGGTCGAGCTGCGCGAGCAGCCCCTTCGAGGACACGAACAACACGTGCCGCGCGAGCGCGCCGAGGCTCATCCCCGAAGCGCTCGGGGTGGACCGGATCTGCTCGTCGGACAGACCATGCAGGCTCGCCGCGATCTGCC
This window contains:
- a CDS encoding HIT family protein translates to MRPTGVGDDDRLERIWTPHRLSYVAEAPAVPPGESSGCPLCDIPRMGDEDGLVVARGESVYAVLNLYPYNPGHLMVLPYRHVAGLEELDGRESAELMAFTQQALRTIRAVSHPHAFNVGINLGAAAGGSLAAHLHQHVVPRWGGDANYITVVGGTKVLPQLLGDTRALLAEAWSAC
- the thrS gene encoding threonine--tRNA ligase — its product is MSSGAVNSLAAPTVRVPAGTSVGRAVHDAGLPGKGPDAIVVARDGDGQLRDLAWVPDVDVEVEAVAADTEDGRSVIRHSCAHVLAQAVQQEFPEAKLGIGPPIENGFYYDFQVAEPFTPEDLARLEKRMKKIIKGSQRFSRRVVEDLDDARAELASEPFKLELIDDKSGIDDPEVMEVGGKELTIYDNLDPRSGERVWADLCRGPHIPTTKHIPAFKLTRSSAAYWRGDQSREDLQRVYGTAWESTERQDEYLELLAEAEKRDHRRLGAELDLFSFPDELGSGLPVFHPRGGIVRKEMEDYSRRRHIEEGYEFVSTPHITKGNLYEVSGHLDWYREGMFPAMHLDAEYNEDGTLRKPGQDYYVKPMNCPMHNLIFRSRGRSYRELPLRLFEFGSVYRYEKSGVVHGLTRVRGMTQDDAHIYCTREEMRAELTRTLEFVLDLLKDYGLDEYYLELSTKDPDKYVGDDATWEEATETLREVGEASGLELVPDPGGAAFYGPKISVQVKDALGRNWQMSTIQLDFNQPERFELEYTGSDGAKHRPVMIHRALFGSIERFFGVLTEHYAGAFPAWLAPVQVMGIPVAEAFEEHLFDVASRLKKAGLRAEVDISDDRMQKKIRTHTTQKVPFMLLAGERDVEAGAVSFRFRDGTQVNGVPVDDAVALITGWIGRRENASPTAELMQAAPRPQQGKAPE
- a CDS encoding mycothiol transferase, whose protein sequence is MPFLTRTITSENDGLSAFAAQQLRQIAASLHGLSDEQIRSTPSASGMSLGALARHVLFVSSKGLLAQLDPEFVPDSGAYDDADWAAGGILPGAVRPGDTAQVLIDELRAQADWVEKHLATADLERPVPVPDQPWFPDDLDSWPMRWVALHAVEEYARHAGHADILRESIDGKGAYELNDLADGVAAPVA